A segment of the Eptesicus fuscus isolate TK198812 chromosome 9, DD_ASM_mEF_20220401, whole genome shotgun sequence genome:
CGTGGTTCTcaaggagcccagggcagggaggagtgtCCACCACTCTGATCCCCATGCTCCAGGCAGGACTGAGCTcctgtgcatgcgtgtgtgtgcacacccatacatgcatgtgtgcatgcacgcATGTGTGTGCCTTCATCTAAATGTACATGCGGGGGGTGCCTCCACATAGGAACGTGTCTGTGTTTGCATTATATGTTTGCCTGTGTCAACATGTCTGCTCACACCTCAGCTCGGGgtaggtgggaggggggcagggccaggccgagGCCCTTGGTGAGGTTGGGCTGCTTTGTAATAAAACTGGGAATTCCACCTGGTGCTCCAACACGTGAGGGCCTCCCTGTCACCTTCCGTGGTGAGCTGACACCTCGGACTGCACCTCCACACGTCTGGAGCCACAGACACTTTGTGGGCTGGGCGGGGACAGGAAGACTGAGAACGGGGCCACCGTCCAGGGCTAGGGCCTGCCCAGGGGACAAGACCAGGCCCAGACCATCCTTGCCAGTTGGCATCCACCCTGACTCCTACCAGGAGCCACAACAGgtcagagcagagcagaggggcCCGGGAGTGGGAGCTGGGGTGTCAGGAGTCAGTTTTCACCAGAGAAGGCCTCCCTCCATCAAGCCCTGGGTTCTGCCTTATTGCATCCTTGGGGGGCTCTGGTCCCACCCTACTCAGCACCCCTCCGTGAAGGCCGGGCACCCAGAGACCCCCTCCCCAGCTGAGACAGCGGAATGAGGCAGGTGAGCCATGgacggcggcagcggcagcggtgCAAGCGGCAGTTTATTACTGAGTGATCTGGAGTGGGCGGTCCCAGCAGCCTGAGAGGCACTGACAGGCAGTGGGTGGGGCAGAGCTCAagcaggaagagaggaaggagttaATTCTGCTCTTTAGGGGTCACAGCCTGCAGGTGAGGGTCTTGGGGGGGCCCGGTCAGTGCCCACCTTGCCACCCATGGAGCCTCCTGGGCAGCCTTTGCATAGTGACCAACGGACTGGCCTTGGCCTGATCAAGGACCCACGTTGGGGAGAGGCCCAGCACTGCCCCAGGGCTCCAGGAACAGGGAACGCAGAAGGCAGTGTGGGCCCTGGGGAGTGAGCGGAGGGACCTGGGACCCATCCGAGGGCCTTGCCCGGGCGGTAAGCTGGCAAGTGGGGGGCAGAGCTGCAGGGGCCTCCCCCCGGCAGCAGACAGAGCTGGGGTCAAGGCGGTCCTCCAGAGTCCAGAGAAACGAGGCGAGACAAGTGAGAACACAGTGGCTGTAGAAAACCCACTCAGTCCACGAGGAAACGTCAGATGCAGGGGTGCAAAGTCCAAAGTCCTTTAtgcacctgccctgggcccagcacTTTGGAGGAGGCAGGGACGGTCTAGGGCTGCCCGGCACGAGGCCCACGTGGCCAGCCACGTGGCCTTGGGACGCCTGCGtccagccagggctgagaccCCATGCCACATCCCCCCCAGCACCCGAGAAGCCCAGCTTGGACGCTGGGGTCACTACGTGAGGTACACGGGTTGATTCCCTGGATGggctgcccctctgccctggcAAGGGGCTGATGGCCAGCCACCAGCCTCGGGGAGGGCCTGGTGCAGGGGCTCTGGGGGGACAGGACGGACCCAACTAGCAGGTCAGTGTCTGGGGCAATAAAGGGGGGGCACACGGTGGCACAGGCCTCTGGACAGAGGGACACACGTGACACAGGCCCCTGACAGAAGGACACAAGGTGACATGGGCCCCGGGTCAGAGGGACACAGAAGTACACGGGCCCTGGGGACAGGTGGTTCGAGGGGACCCAGAGCCTTGAGAGCGGTTTGTGACTTGAGCAGCCCAAGCCCCGAGGGAGGAGTCACCTGAGGACATAGGGTCAGCACCTCTGGGGAAAGTGGGGCTTCAGGAGACTCGGGgctggggtccctccccctgcccgtcCCGGCAGCTCCACGGAGGGCAGAGCAGGCTGCTGGGGCACCGGACGCTCCGGAAAGGGCCAGGTGGCCGGTCTCCCCGCTCCCAGGCCCGCCCGCCCTAGCTCTCCTCCAGGTGGAGGCTGATGAACTCCTGGATGCACCTGCGGTACTGGAGCTCCGTGGGGCTGCTGACCGCGAGGGGGCCGGGCTGGCCTGGGGGCGCCTCCGCCTCCCGCATCTCCTCGGCCATGCGCGCCAGACGTAGCCTGAGGGAAGCGCAGAGTGAGGGCGCGACCCAAGCCCCAAGGCGCCCCgctcctctccccccacagcgCCCCATCCCCTCCAAGGCACCAAGCCCCGCCCCCTAATACAACAAACCCCGCCCACGGCGCCCCGCCCCCTCTGAGGCACCAAGCCCCGCCCCACGGCGCCCCATCCCAAGGCACCAAGCCCCGCCCCCTCTAAGACAACAAACCCCGCCCCGCGACGCCCCGCCCCTCTAAGGCACCAAGCCCCGCCCCCTAAGACAACAAACCCCGCCCCGCGACGCCCCATCCCCTCTAAGGCACCAAGCCCCGCCCCCTAAGACAACAAACCCCACCCCACGGCACCCCGCCCCCTCTAAGGCACCAAGCCCCGCCCCCTAAGACAACAAACCCCGCCCCGCGACGCCCCATCCCCTCTAAGGCACCAAGCCCCGCCCCACGACGCCCCGCCCCTCTAAGGCACCAAGCCCCGCCCCCTAATACAACAAACCCCGCCCACGAAGCCCCGCCTCCTCGGAGGCACCAAGCCCCGCCCCACGGCGCCCCGCCCCTCTAAGACACCAAGCCCCGCCCGCACTCACAGCGTGACGATGTCCGCGTTGGCCTCCTGGATGGCGATGCTCAGAGGGTCCTGCTGCTCGTGGTCCAGGGCGTGCTGGTCGGCGCCCCGCTTCAAGAACAGGCAGACCTGGCTGCGGGGCGGAGATGAGCTGGGGTGCGCCCaggccacacacacccctccccccctccccccgcccaaggTGAGCAGGACGTGCACCTGCGACTCACCCGGTGCGGCCCAGGAGCGTGGCGTGGTGCAGGGGTGCCCGGCCCCGGCTGTCTCTTTGGTTCACGTCCGCACCGTTTTGCAGGAGGAATTCGCAGATGATCAAGGAGCCCTAGGGAGCGGGGAAGGCCATGCTGAGCCCAGGGGATGGTTGCTAGGAGGGTCCCGGGCACCCCTGCCGGACCGGGGACCAGGCCGAGGACCGAGCCCGGTCTCCAACAGGGGCCTGGGTACAAGCCACCCAAGGAGAAGCTTGAAGAGGCCAACGGGTTGGCGCCAGCCCAGCCCCGCTCACCCCCAGCACGGCCTGCACCAGTGGCGTCTTGCCCTCGTCCTCCGTGTCGGCCCAGTTGACCTCAGCCCCGTGGGCCAGCGCCGCGGCCAGCGCGGGAAGATCGCGAGTGCGAGCTGCGCGGTGCGCCAGGAGCCCGGGGTGCAGCTCGCGCACGTCCGCCAGCCCCCAGGCCTCCGCCTCTCCATCCGCCTCGCCGCTGGAGTCCTCCGACTCCGCAACCTCTGCACGGAGAGGGGTGCGGTCAGGGCGGTGACCAGGCCTCGcgtgggggagaggaagggggagggctggggcggCAGGGCACCCACCCTCCTCAGCGACACTGTCCACCACGGAGCCCGCGCCGAAGGCCAGGACGTCCGAGCTGCCATCAGAGCTCCCCCCTAAGCCACTGTCGCTGCTCAGACCTGCGGGGTCCATGGGCAGAGGGGTCCTGAGTATCCCTGACGCCTCCCCAGACCCCAACCATCCTCCAGGGGATGCCCCGGGGGCAGCGGGAGTCCTGGTAGgatgggagaaaaggggacaaaACAAGCCACGGCAGGCCCACGTGCACCCACCCACAGGCAGGTCAGCCGGCAGGATGGGTGGGCGTGTGAGGCTGTGGGTGCTCAGCCCTTGGTGGCCGGTGCATGCGAGGAGGTCACCGCCCAGGGGTGGGGTCTTGGCCAAGCCCTGGAGGCGGCCCCAGGCAGCACCAACGGTCTAGGCCCAGATCAGCCAAGGGCAGCCCCCAAGAGCCCAGGCTCAGGGACGGTGAGGCAGCGCCCCCTGCTGCCCGCAGTCAGCCTGCCAATTCTTGGCCgagggccctgcctcctgcccacacgtGCCAGGAGGTGCTGACCGCCCGCCCGCCCGTTAGCAGGCAGCCCTCGGGGGAGAACTCGAGGTATGGCagttgccccccaaccccaagaGGGGTGAGAAAGATGTGCGTCCCGAGTTTTCCAGGCCCCCAGCACACAGGTGCACATGCACACCCACAAAATACACCTGTGTGCTCACCCTGACACACACCTACTcctgtgcgcgcacacacacacacacacacacacacaccactcaggGGTCATGACCTTGGTCTCCAAGTCGATGCCCTAGTTGCCCCCATCCCCTCAAGGTACTATCCCAGCCTTAGGCCCGCGTGACCCCGTTCTCCCCACTCCAGACCAGCCTCCCACGACACCACCTCCAGCCCTGTCCCTCCTGACAATCCCCCAGCAAATGGCCACGTGGTACACCATCCCGGGGAGCCCTGCCTGGTGTGCCTGCGGCCCGGCCGGGAGAGGGTGGGCAGCGGGGCCGGGGTGCTCGCAGCACTTACTGCGTGGACCAGCCGCAGCAGCCCCTGCGTCAAAATAGGAGAAGAGGGAGTCCAGCTCGTCGGGGCAGAAGAGGGAGTCCCGGCGGAACCTGCGCTCCACGGCGCCTAcgcagggggaggccaggcggTCACCCTGGGCCCTGTCTCCTGcccgccagccctggcctccctggggtCTGGCCTCGGCCCTGctgcagccctcccccacccccacggccGTCCGGTGAGCCAGAAGCCCGCCCACCTGAGGACAGAGCCGCCACGGAGGGCAGGACAGGCTCCATCCGGACCTTGCGGCGGGCGGTGGGGGCGCGGGGCGAGCTGTGGTGGCCGGGGCACTTCAGGGCCCGCCAGCGCCGAGGGGCCTCCCGGGCGGGTGTAGAGGGCGGCTTCCGCAGGAACTTCTTCTCCACGTACTTGTCCTTGATCCAGGCCTCCTTGTCCTGCCTGGACCGAGGTGGACATGAGGCCGCGCTCAGGGCTGGGGCTTGCCGCCCCCTCCGTGCTGCGCCCACCTCACCTGGGGCTGCTGGCTGTGGGCTTCCTGCTGCCCGGCCCCTCACACTGGGCCTCGTAGATCTGGTTCACCGTGCTGTTTCCCAGCTCGCACATCAGCTGGCAGACACCCCCAGCTGGCAAATACCCCCAGGCTTCAGCCCCGGCCTGCAGACACCCCCAGCCGGCAGACACCCCCAGCTGGCAAATACCCCCAGGCTTCAGCCCCGGCCTGCAGACACCCCCAGCTCGCAgacacccccaggccccagccctggctcgCAGACACCCTGGCTTGCAGAACCAGCCCCTGCACCCCGTGCAGGCAGCTGGTGGCCTGTGATGGCCCCACACACACCTTCAGCAGCTCAGGCTCCCATGAGTCCAGCGTCAGGGACCGCACCTTGGAGCAGTGGACACCCAGGCTCCTAGACagtgaggaggcaggggtgagtcCGGGGCGTCTCGGCCTGGCGCCCCTGCCCGGCCGCCCACGGGCCCACCTGTGGATGCCTGAGCACTCGATGCAGAGCAGCACGCCCAGGTTGATGCTGGCCCAGCGGGGGTCCGGCTGGCCGCAGTCGCCACACTGGCCGTTGCCAGCCACGCCCTGCATGCGCTGCAGCACACTCTCGCCCTTGGCGCCGCGCTCCCGGGAGTCCGTGGCCGAGTCAATGCTGCTCGTGGAGGGGGACGCTGTGCGGTCCAGCCTCTAGGGACGGGTGAGGGGCCACTCAGCCCCTTTGGAGCTCCAGCCTTGGctgccccaatgggcccccacctcctcccccgccAGAGGCACCCGCACAGGCTTGGAGCCTGAAGCCAAGCccatgcacacacgtgtgcaggcacactcacatgcacatgcCCACACATGCACGTGTACCCGTGCCCTGCCCACACATGCTGGCACGCAGCCCACGGGGGCCATGTGCGCACGTGGAGGGCGCTGGCGGGCCGCACCTCGCTGTAGCAGCTGTCCGGGCTCTCCCGGTAGGCGGAGGCGATGCTGGCTTGCACGGCTTGGACCCAGGCCTGCCGCAGCTTCTCGGAGTCCGCCTGCAGCATGCAGCTCCTGTGGGGCGAGGACGTCAGGCCCGGCAGACAGGCCCTCCCGCCAGCCCCGGCCCGCCCGCTGGGCGTACGCACTTGGTGGGCGACACGACCTCGAAGCAGAACCTCCGCTCGATGTCCTCGCACGGCTTCACGGAGCACAGGCGGAGGTCGTCCACCACCACGGTGAGCACGTCCTGCGGGCAGAGCACGGGCCTCGAGCTCCGCCCTGACCCCCCACGTGTCGCTCTGCCTGCCTCACAGGCCGCCGGGGACCCACGTGCTCTCTGCCCCCGACCACTCAGGCGTGATGCCCAGGGCTGTCACTccgggcccaggtgggaggggcctgcACGCACCTTCAGCTTCTTCTGGTAGACCAGCTGGCTGTTCTGGATGGAGAACCAGCGCCTGGGCAGGGGGACGAGCCAGGAGGGGTCAGGCAGGCTGACCTTACGAAGGCCCCAGTGTCCTGCCCCCCAAGAAGGACCCCCTCACCGGTTCCACGTTTTGAAGGCGTTGCTCGCCCTCTTGAAGAGGTAGCCCTCCATCACCACCCCGCTAGGCGCGTCCACGTCAAACTCCGCTTTGGGCTCATCGTAGGAGAAGTCCTGGGGGTCGGAGCCGGGCCCCCGTGAATGCCCACCCCGGACCTGAGCACGGCCCTGCCCCAAACCTCCTGGGGCAGGCAGTCACCTCACATCCCCGCCGGGGCTCGAGCCtagagcccaggccctgcccccacccagccccataGAACAGCAGGCTGTGCGGTGAGGAAGGaagctgcccccccgcccccccgcccgccgccgggtCCCCATTCACGCTGCCAGCTGGGCCTGCTCCCAGCGACAGAGCTCCATTCACAGGCTGGGGGACACTGAGTGCGTCCTGTGTGCGGCGGCGGGAGCAGAggcccagccacctgctgccctggctgagtgggggcagggagggacagctgctgccactcccacggGGGACGCTCCCGGCTCAGCCCGAGTCCTCGCTGGTGCCAGCCACCGGGTACAGTGCAGCGCCCACAGGTGCCTGGGAGGTGTCCTTGGTGCTGAAGTGCCCCCCCCAAGGGAGGACGGAGGCCCCACCCATCTGGCCTTccccttactccccccccccgccccccgcccagggcAAAGCCCACTCACCTGCAGCAGTGTCTGGGATGAAGcagaagggggtgggtggagagagagaatgccAGTGAGTGCcagccccccacctgcccagctcTCAGTGACTGAAATGGCAGCTCTGCCTGCAGCCCACTCCgccctgggcagtgtgggggCAGCGGTCTGGCAGGTGACCAAAGAGGAGCCAGTAGCAGCCAGCGCCTGAGGCCCCAGAGGCGACCCTGGCCTTGAAGGAAGAGGGGCATTcactggcccctgcccaccctgctcTGGCCTCTAAGTGACACAGGgccaccctccctcctgctccatcACGGTGAGGCCCTACGGATGGGGATCCCAGCAGAGTGAgcaggcctgggggggagggatgAAGCGTGTGTATGTGCCAGGGGCCTCCCAGGTCAGCGGGATGGGGTGCCCCTCGCACCcccaatccccagtgcagggcggtGGGGGCCTCACCCGCTGCTGGATGGCCGCGTGCCTGTGCTCCATCTCCCGCTTCTCCACGGCCGAGTCGATCACCAGCTGGTCCAGCTGTGGGAAGGGGTGTCAGGGAGGGAAGGGACCCCTCTCCCTGAGACCCTGGCTGggcccgtcccctcccctcccctcccccaggctcaccTCGGCCGCCAGCTTCTTCATGTAGGGGTCCAGCTGGTGCAGCAGGCTGTAGCCCTGCTGGAAGAAGCTGTACTGGGCGTGCATGAAGGACAGCATCTGCAGGCGGGAGGCGCAGGTGAGGCCACCTGCCGGGCACCCCCACTGCCCAGGCCCGTGCTCCAGGGCAgtgcccctgcccaccccgcgCCAGGCACTCACAGAATCCAGGATCTCAAACTTCTTCTTGGCCTGGAGGACATTGATCTGCCGGGGGAGGGGTGAACCGGGAAAGGGTGTCGGGGTCGAGGTAGCCCACGGCCTGCACCTTGCCACCAAGTCCGCTCAGGCTGCTTGTGGTTCCCTGAGACCCCCAGCTCATCTTCATATCCCTGCCCTTGGGCCAACCCCATCCTCCTGTGGTCCGGAACCCTTCCCATGTCAGGATGGTGGGACCCTCCCACGGGCAAAGTCCGGaactcccacccctgctccaccCTCAGCAAGGTCTCCCCGGCCTCCACCCGCAGCCGCCACCGCCGCGGGCTCGTCCCAGCCCTGAGCCAGCCCGTGCCCACCGCTGGGCCTGTGGCTGCCCCCCACCTGGTCCCTTCCCAAGACCTGACATTAGTTTTCTGGAGCCAGAAGCACCTCTCCCGAGGTCAGCTCCGTCCGTTCGTCCGTctgcaggacccccccccccccagcccacgCCAGGGCCCGACCCCTCCGTGCTCAGCACTGACCTGGAGCACGTAGTCGAGTGCCAGGTGGCGGAAGCACTTGCGGGTGAGGGTCAGGGCGCCGGTGGCCTCCTCCACCTCGTGGGGCCGGTGCCGCGGGGCCTGGGCGTTCCTCACCAGGGACAGCTCCAAGTCTTCCCGGACTTTGTCAAACTGCTTCTTGGTCTCCTTGAACTTCCGCACGTCCCTGGGGGCGGCGGGGTCAGGTCGGGGGCCCACCCTGCCCTTCACCACCTCAATCCTAAGGTCAGTCCAGCCTGGGGTGACCCCCAGCTTCAACCAGACTCCAGGCTCAGGCCCCCAACTTCAATGTGACATCACCTGGGGGTCCCATAGGCACCCCAACTGCACACACAGGTGCTGAGCCCAGACCCCCGCCcaaccctcacctcctcccaccaccaccctgacTCCTCCCACggtcatgccctcaccccttgCCTGAGGCCCTCACCTTACCCTCCAGCCCTGTCCCCCTCCAAGCCTTTGCCTACGCTGAGCCCCCACCCAGAGCCTGAGGCCTGGGGCCAAGGCCCCTCCCAGACAGGCCCCAGGACCCCCCAGATCCAGCACAGAAATCACCAtgggcccctcccaggctgggagaggccaggcaccCCCTTGGGGTCCGGGGGCCTCGAGCCACTCACTCTTTGATGAAGTTATGGAGCTGTTGCCGCACGGACCTCTGGGCCTGGTCAAACAGGATCTGGGGGGGTCACGGGACAGGGGGGTGTTAGTGGTCTGTCCCCACAAGACCCCAGGGGCCAGGCCCCCATCCCTCTCAGGTGAGAACCAGGGAAAgtcccgcccagcccagcctgggccccagcccgTCGTCCCCAAGGAGCCGGCCTCACAGGGTCTAGGGAAGAGggggtggccccaggcctgggtcGGTGCCCAGAGGCGACAGCTGTGACCACCTGCCCACGTCCCCTCCTGGCTCTCGGCCAGACCAGAGGTCAGAGCTGTCCCAGAtgggcccctcctctgccccaccctcagagCCCCTGTGACACCCCCACCTCCGACCCTGGGACCCCTGTGGTAGGAAGGATGGGGTCGGAGCGGAGCTCCCAGGACTGGCCTAGGAGCAGGGCGGGTGGTTGTGGGGAGCTGGAGGGCTCTCGAGCACTTAGGGGGTCCAGAATCAGACCTGCCCACGTGGGGGCCCAGACCACGTGGGGGTCCAGAATCAGACCTGCCACGTGGGGGGCCCGGAATCAGACCTGCCCACGTGGGGGCCCAGAATCAGACCTGCCCACGTGGGGGCCCAGAATCAGACCTGCCCACGTGGGGGCCTATCTggaagcagacagacagacagacagggcaGGACATGATGTTCTGGGCTGGTTTATTTCTGAACTTcccctgggggggtggggcccCTTGTTTAGTCTGGGGCTCCGGTTGCCAGGCCGCTGTCCAgccacccacgtgtgcctcagGCCTGTGCTGGGTGGCTGTGCTGGTGGCCCCGCGGGCTGGAGGTCATCCAGGCCTGACCGGGAGCAGCGAGGCCGAGTCACCAGGGGCCGGGGAGTCAGCCTGGGAGGTGCTTTTGCTGCACTGCACGGCTGGAGACCCTGCTGGTGAGGGGGCCCTGGGTGGCCCTCCAAAGCGTCTCCCACCCCACAGACAGGAGCCGAGGCGTGGGCTCTCCCAGAGCTGGCCCTGCCGGCCGCTTAGCCCCTCGGACAGGCCCTGGGACAGGCCCTCGTGCGCGTCACCCCACCTGCAGGCTCACCATGTGGTAGTTGACCATCTCCTGCAGGCTGTCTCCAAACCTCTGCAGACactcctggggggcagggggagacccTCACTCAGACGGGTCAGCCATGCCCCCGAGCGCCAGCACCTTCCCGGCGACAGGCCACAGCGCCGCCCCTGCCGCCCGCACAGATGCCCACATGCTCCCGGGGCCCGGGCGCCCTCAGGGGCTGCCTGCCCGTGCCTGCCCTCAGAGAGGCCGGAGGTCAGGGCCCTCACCGAGATGACGGTGTCTCCCTGGCATTGCTGAGACAGGTCGCGCACACCACTCACGAAGAGCCTGTTGGTGGTGACGTAGGCCTTGCCGGCCTCGATCATGCCGCTGCACAGCTTGACCAGCTGCAGACAGGACGGGGGCGTGACACCCGGGCCACCGGCCTGCGCCGGCCCTCACCACTGCCGAGCGCTGGGGCAGCGGAATGCAGCTCAGGGCCCGGCAGTGCCCAGAACACAGCTGCCCAAGGCTGGGGGGACCACCACTGCCCGCACTCCATCCTGAGCCACTGGCCTTGGCTCCGGAGCGGGAGGTCGGAGCAGGACAGGGAGGCCGAGCAGAGAACCCAGGGCGGGTGGGCATGTGGGCCTGGCCAAGGGTCAGCAGGACCCGCCACCGAGGGGGCTCAGGAGTGCGCCCCTCCTTGCTCCCCCGAGTCCCCCTTGGCCCCCAACCTGGTCGCTCAGAGGCACAGCCTCCCAGCGGCTGTCTCTGGCCCTGAAGACTCTCTGGAGGGAACGCACCAGCGGCCTCCCACCTGAAGGGAGACCCGGAGgcgcacacatgtgtgtgtagcGTGTGCACCGGGACGGGCATGGTAGGTACAGCTGTGGTGAGGGGACACAGCCACGTCTCGTGCACGCACACGGGCCGCATGCCCCACATGCAACACACTTGCGCTCGCAcacgtgcgtgcacacacaccagtggccgggcctgggggcagggagcggcACTGGAGCCCACacaccccagcccctcaccttgTCCAGTTTGGCCTCAATCTCGACCACATCTGTCTCCACCTCGTCGATAGTCGCCCTGCGATGAGAAGAGGTCGGCCAGGGGTCAGCCCGCAGCCAGCTGCCCTGACCTCGGGTCAGGCTGGGTCTTCACCTCCCCATGCCCCTCCCCACGGGGGCTGCTGGCGCAGAGCTGCTTGCTCCTGTCGGCTGATGCGCGGCCCCACGGCCCTCAGACAGGCCAGGAAGCGAAGCTGGGAGAGGAGGCGGGACAGCGACCCAGGTCCAGTGGACTCGAGCTGCCCAGagccaccaccaccccaggcAGAAAGAGGCCCTGTCAcatgtgaccccccccccccgccccaatctgGGGCTGGGCTGCTGTGGCCCTGGGTACAGAGGTCAGACAGCCTGAGGACAGAAGAGGGGCCGGAACCCCAGTGCAGGTGCACACgcagggtggggccagggccaccaggcccccctgcccagccccagacTCCAACTGGGctcccagcctggtggcccccgcAGCTCGCTTGTCTCAGCCAGAACCTCTCTCTGGCTCGCTCAGACACCCCCAACCTCCAAACAAGAAAGAATGGCACCATCTGCCAGGAGAGGGGTGGGTCAGGttcgccccccccccgccccctccccccgcagcctgACAATGAGCTCTCTCgggaggggcgaggggaggggagagttaACACATGACATCACCAGAGGAGCCAAGGACAGGAGAATCCCCggaaggcagaggcagatggATCAGGCACGTgacatccctccccccccaaatgcTCCGGGAACAGGAAATAGGAAAATCAGGCCAGTATCCCGGTGCCCCTCGCCCCCTCAGCTGGTGAGCTGGGCCCATCTGGCCTCCTGGGTTGAGGGACGAGGGAATGGGGCTCAGGCCTCCCGAGACAGGCcttgggtggggtcaggcagaggggaggcgggcagggagggggcgtgCGCCAGGATTTCCCAGGTTTGCTGGGGGTAGGACCTGGCCCCTCAGGTGGGGTGCAGCTCAGAATGAACTCCagggggagctgggggcagggggcagggacctCGTGAGgtccccacctgcctcctggcAGGACACGGCTCCTGTCTGAGGGGCTCAGGGGAATACATCCCGGAGC
Coding sequences within it:
- the ACAP3 gene encoding arf-GAP with coiled-coil, ANK repeat and PH domain-containing protein 3, whose product is MTVEFEECIKDSPRFRATIDEVETDVVEIEAKLDKLVKLCSGMIEAGKAYVTTNRLFVSGVRDLSQQCQGDTVISECLQRFGDSLQEMVNYHMILFDQAQRSVRQQLHNFIKEDVRKFKETKKQFDKVREDLELSLVRNAQAPRHRPHEVEEATGALTLTRKCFRHLALDYVLQINVLQAKKKFEILDSMLSFMHAQYSFFQQGYSLLHQLDPYMKKLAAELDQLVIDSAVEKREMEHRHAAIQQRDFSYDEPKAEFDVDAPSGVVMEGYLFKRASNAFKTWNRRWFSIQNSQLVYQKKLKDVLTVVVDDLRLCSVKPCEDIERRFCFEVVSPTKSCMLQADSEKLRQAWVQAVQASIASAYRESPDSCYSERLDRTASPSTSSIDSATDSRERGAKGESVLQRMQGVAGNGQCGDCGQPDPRWASINLGVLLCIECSGIHRSLGVHCSKVRSLTLDSWEPELLKLMCELGNSTVNQIYEAQCEGPGSRKPTASSPRQDKEAWIKDKYVEKKFLRKPPSTPAREAPRRWRALKCPGHHSSPRAPTARRKVRMEPVLPSVAALSSGAVERRFRRDSLFCPDELDSLFSYFDAGAAAAGPRSLSSDSGLGGSSDGSSDVLAFGAGSVVDSVAEEEVAESEDSSGEADGEAEAWGLADVRELHPGLLAHRAARTRDLPALAAALAHGAEVNWADTEDEGKTPLVQAVLGGSLIICEFLLQNGADVNQRDSRGRAPLHHATLLGRTGQVCLFLKRGADQHALDHEQQDPLSIAIQEANADIVTLLRLARMAEEMREAEAPPGQPGPLAVSSPTELQYRRCIQEFISLHLEES